A region of Paenimyroides aestuarii DNA encodes the following proteins:
- a CDS encoding PSP1 domain-containing protein has product MACTNCSTKTNDSGIPKGCGSNGSCGTDSCNKLSVFDWLSNMHYPSGFEPFDVVEVRFKNGRKDFYKNTDKLPLQIGDIVATEASPGHDIGVVTLTGELVKVQMKKKKVDPYGDTLKIYRKASQKDIDIWSDARKREEPMKVRAREIAIELKLEMKISDIEFQGDASKATFYYTANDRVDFRQLIKEFAREFSIRIEMKQVGFRQEAARLGGIGSCGRELCCSTWLTDFRSVNTAAARYQQLSLNPQKLAGQCGKLKCCLNYELDTYLDALKGMPDAETRLQTKTGELICQKIDIFKEVMWFAYPSNSANWYKIEVEQVKEIIALNKQGKTVESIEEYVFEEAVTASLQSVVAEDSLSRFDEPKRKKRPQRNKKKTDNKVASNAPQKRPTRSNSNNNSNSNNNNNNNSNNNNNNNNNSNSNSNNNNNRNRNSNNKNNSNANGSKAPNRSSQNNQTEKTKNDQQPAHQTSVKNNQNQPRKKNYRKPNKNNAPKQNRNSNDNKQ; this is encoded by the coding sequence ATGGCATGTACAAATTGTTCTACTAAAACAAACGATTCAGGCATTCCAAAAGGTTGTGGTAGTAATGGTTCTTGTGGAACCGATAGTTGTAATAAACTAAGCGTGTTCGATTGGTTGTCGAATATGCATTACCCGTCAGGTTTTGAACCTTTTGATGTAGTAGAAGTCCGTTTTAAAAATGGTAGAAAAGATTTTTATAAAAACACGGATAAATTACCCTTACAAATTGGCGATATTGTAGCAACAGAAGCCAGCCCAGGACACGATATCGGTGTGGTAACTTTAACAGGTGAACTAGTTAAGGTGCAAATGAAAAAGAAAAAAGTAGATCCCTATGGAGATACTTTAAAAATATACCGCAAAGCCAGTCAAAAAGACATTGATATTTGGAGCGATGCTCGCAAACGCGAAGAACCTATGAAAGTTCGTGCACGCGAAATAGCGATTGAACTAAAATTAGAAATGAAAATTTCTGATATCGAATTTCAAGGCGATGCTTCAAAAGCTACTTTTTATTACACAGCAAATGACCGGGTTGATTTTCGTCAGCTCATCAAAGAATTTGCGCGCGAATTCAGTATTCGAATCGAAATGAAGCAAGTTGGTTTCCGCCAAGAAGCTGCTCGTTTAGGAGGAATTGGTTCTTGTGGGCGCGAATTGTGTTGTTCCACGTGGCTAACCGATTTTAGAAGTGTAAACACAGCAGCAGCACGTTACCAACAACTTTCGCTTAACCCGCAAAAGTTGGCCGGACAATGTGGTAAACTAAAATGTTGTTTAAATTATGAATTAGACACTTATTTAGATGCTTTAAAAGGGATGCCCGATGCTGAAACTCGTCTTCAAACTAAGACCGGTGAACTTATTTGTCAAAAAATTGATATTTTTAAGGAAGTCATGTGGTTTGCATACCCATCAAACAGTGCCAATTGGTACAAAATTGAAGTAGAGCAAGTAAAAGAAATCATTGCCTTAAACAAGCAAGGAAAAACGGTTGAAAGCATCGAAGAATATGTGTTTGAAGAAGCCGTTACAGCATCTTTACAAAGTGTTGTTGCAGAAGATAGTTTATCACGATTCGACGAGCCAAAACGCAAAAAAAGACCGCAGCGAAACAAGAAGAAAACAGATAACAAAGTTGCTTCAAACGCGCCTCAAAAAAGACCAACTCGTAGCAATAGCAATAACAATAGCAATAGCAATAACAATAACAATAACAATAGCAATAATAATAACAATAACAATAACAATAGCAATAGCAATAGCAATAACAATAATAATAGAAATAGAAATAGCAATAACAAAAACAATAGCAACGCGAATGGTTCAAAAGCACCAAACCGATCGTCACAAAACAATCAGACTGAAAAAACTAAAAACGATCAGCAACCAGCTCATCAAACAAGCGTAAAAAATAATCAAAATCAGCCGAGGAAAAAAAATTATAGAAAACCCAATAAAAACAATGCGCCTAAACAAAACCGAAATTCCAATGATAATAAACAATAA
- a CDS encoding gliding motility lipoprotein GldH, translating into MIINNKRNLFKFVALSAVLAVTSCNNADFFNEYRSLPNGWEKSEPVVFSFESLDTVAKRNAYINVRTTSEYPYSNLYVIIKTTPPEGDAIVDTLQYQMANADGSMLGSGFTDVKEHRLIWREKTSFKKQGVYKVEIQHAIRKVNEVKGDAVLNGITDIGLQLQ; encoded by the coding sequence ATGATAATAAACAATAAAAGAAACCTCTTTAAATTTGTTGCTTTATCAGCTGTTTTGGCGGTGACAAGTTGCAATAATGCCGATTTTTTTAACGAATATAGATCGTTGCCAAATGGTTGGGAAAAAAGTGAGCCGGTGGTATTTAGTTTTGAATCATTAGATACAGTTGCTAAGAGAAATGCGTATATTAATGTTCGCACCACCAGCGAATATCCATACAGCAATTTGTATGTGATTATAAAAACCACACCTCCCGAAGGCGATGCAATTGTTGATACCTTGCAATACCAAATGGCAAATGCAGATGGCAGCATGCTAGGAAGTGGTTTTACCGATGTGAAAGAACATCGTTTAATTTGGCGCGAAAAAACATCGTTTAAAAAACAAGGCGTGTATAAAGTGGAAATTCAACACGCAATTAGAAAAGTAAATGAAGTGAAAGGAGATGCTGTGTTAAACGGAATCACCGATATTGGTTTACAATTACAATAA
- a CDS encoding penicillin-binding protein 1A: MEKIDDPKKKEISTNKRYFRLFWKLFGAGIAFIVLIFAFANWGIFGAMPSFDELENPESSVATEIISADGKTLGKFYLENRVPVKYEELPEHLVDALISTEDERFRSHSGIDAKGTMRAVFTAGSSGGASTITQQLAKNLFHGSSGSSNKLFRVIQKVKEWIIAVKLERQYTKNEIIAYYLNTVDFVSNAYGIRSAANIYFNKEPKNLTVEEAAVLVGMLQAPSRYNPRFNPERAEKRRNIVLAQMAKNGKLTEAEKQKYQAKPLKIKYTPETHTKGYATYFREYLRDYMRKWVKENPKKDGSTYDIYRDGLRIYTTIDSRMQEYAEEAVEMHLSNLQKEFFKQQKGNKNAPFIQINQSETKRIIDRAMRNSERWRQMSAQGKDEADIIKSFDVKTKMAIFTWKGEKDTLMTPRDSIVYYKHFLQSGMMSMDPITGNVKAWVGGIDYKHFQYDHVAQGARQVGSTFKPFVYATAIDQLGMSPCDYIYDGPFTMAKGRYGIQRPWSPKNSGGKYYGSVTMKYALAQSLNTVTARLMDRVGPKAVIDLCRDLGVKSDIPASPAIALGAVEITVSDMVAAYSTFANQGVYVKPRFVNKITDKNGVVLFESKAETRDVMNKDIAYAIIKLLEGVTEGGSGGRLRYTGSGGAGYHTMTGYPYAFKNPIAGKTGTTQNNSDGWFIGMVPNLVTGVWVGNEDRAAHFKSTVYGQGATMALPIWGIFMKKCYADKDLYVSDEEFERPANISVLVDCWKRAATDSVIGGSSKRDSLAPPTQSVPEEFDF, encoded by the coding sequence ATGGAAAAAATAGATGACCCTAAAAAGAAAGAAATATCAACCAATAAAAGATACTTTCGATTATTTTGGAAATTATTTGGAGCAGGAATTGCCTTTATTGTGCTAATTTTTGCTTTTGCAAATTGGGGGATTTTTGGGGCAATGCCTAGTTTCGATGAGTTAGAAAATCCGGAATCAAGCGTTGCAACCGAAATTATTTCTGCAGATGGAAAAACCTTAGGTAAGTTCTACTTAGAAAACCGTGTGCCTGTAAAATACGAAGAATTACCCGAACATTTGGTAGATGCATTAATTTCAACCGAAGACGAGCGTTTTCGGTCCCACTCGGGTATAGATGCCAAAGGAACCATGCGTGCTGTTTTCACTGCAGGATCAAGCGGTGGAGCAAGTACCATTACTCAGCAGCTTGCAAAAAACTTGTTTCATGGCAGCTCTGGATCAAGCAATAAACTTTTTCGTGTCATTCAAAAGGTAAAAGAATGGATAATTGCCGTGAAATTAGAACGTCAATACACCAAAAACGAAATCATCGCCTATTATCTAAATACCGTAGATTTTGTAAGTAATGCTTATGGAATTCGATCTGCGGCAAACATTTATTTCAACAAAGAACCTAAAAACCTAACAGTTGAAGAAGCTGCGGTTTTAGTAGGTATGCTTCAAGCGCCTTCTCGATACAACCCTCGTTTTAATCCAGAACGTGCAGAAAAACGTAGAAATATTGTTTTGGCACAAATGGCAAAAAATGGTAAATTAACCGAAGCCGAAAAGCAAAAATATCAAGCAAAGCCTTTAAAAATTAAATACACACCTGAAACCCATACAAAAGGTTATGCTACCTATTTCAGAGAATATTTGCGGGATTATATGCGTAAATGGGTGAAAGAAAACCCTAAAAAAGACGGTTCCACCTACGATATTTACCGTGATGGTTTGCGAATCTATACAACTATCGATTCCCGTATGCAAGAATATGCTGAAGAGGCGGTGGAAATGCATCTTTCAAATCTTCAAAAAGAATTCTTTAAACAACAAAAGGGTAACAAAAACGCTCCGTTTATCCAAATTAATCAATCAGAAACCAAAAGAATTATAGACCGTGCCATGCGCAATTCTGAGCGTTGGAGACAAATGAGCGCACAAGGGAAAGATGAAGCCGATATCATTAAATCGTTTGACGTGAAAACCAAAATGGCCATCTTTACTTGGAAAGGAGAAAAGGACACGCTCATGACACCTCGTGATTCGATTGTTTATTATAAACATTTTCTACAATCTGGAATGATGTCAATGGATCCAATCACCGGAAACGTAAAAGCATGGGTGGGCGGAATTGATTATAAGCATTTTCAATATGACCACGTGGCACAAGGAGCCCGCCAAGTAGGTTCCACTTTTAAGCCGTTTGTATATGCAACAGCTATTGACCAGCTGGGAATGAGCCCTTGTGATTACATTTACGACGGTCCTTTCACAATGGCAAAAGGTCGTTATGGAATTCAGCGTCCGTGGTCGCCTAAAAATTCAGGCGGCAAATACTACGGTTCAGTGACTATGAAATATGCTTTAGCACAATCGCTAAATACAGTAACAGCTCGATTAATGGATCGCGTGGGTCCGAAAGCGGTCATTGATTTATGCCGAGATTTAGGTGTAAAATCAGATATTCCTGCCTCTCCGGCAATTGCTTTGGGTGCGGTAGAAATTACAGTGAGCGATATGGTAGCTGCATACAGCACATTTGCCAACCAAGGTGTGTATGTGAAACCGCGATTTGTGAATAAAATTACCGATAAAAACGGCGTTGTTTTGTTCGAGTCAAAAGCAGAAACCCGCGATGTAATGAACAAAGACATCGCTTATGCCATCATAAAATTATTAGAAGGCGTAACAGAAGGTGGTTCGGGTGGTAGATTGCGTTATACAGGATCAGGAGGTGCCGGATACCACACCATGACTGGATATCCGTATGCATTTAAAAATCCAATTGCTGGAAAAACAGGTACCACACAAAACAATTCTGACGGATGGTTTATTGGTATGGTGCCCAACTTAGTTACAGGTGTATGGGTGGGCAATGAAGACCGTGCTGCACATTTTAAATCTACAGTTTACGGGCAAGGTGCCACCATGGCGTTGCCAATTTGGGGTATTTTTATGAAGAAATGCTATGCCGATAAAGATCTTTATGTTTCAGATGAAGAGTTTGAACGACCAGCAAACATAAGTGTGTTGGTTGATTGCTGGAAACGCGCTGCTACCGACTCTGTTATTGGCGGAAGCAGTAAACGAGACAGCCTTGCACCACCAACGCAAAGTGTTCCTGAAGAATTTGACTTTTAA
- a CDS encoding UDP-glucuronic acid decarboxylase family protein — protein MKRVLITGAAGFLGSHLCDRFLNEGMHVIAMDNLITGDLKNIAHLFKEEHFEFYHHDVTKFVHVPGSLDYILHFASPASPIDYLKIPIQTLKVGSLGTHNLLGLAKAKNARILIASTSEVYGDPLIHPQTEDYYGNVNTIGPRGVYDEAKRFQESLTMAYHNFHGLETRIVRIFNTYGPRMRLNDGRVIPAFMGQALRGEDLTIFGDGNQTRSFCYVDDQIEGIYRLLLSDYHLPVNIGNPHEITINEFAQEIIQLTGTQQQISYKPLPENDPLQRQPDISLAKKILNWQPKIDRKTGLQRTFDYFRTLSAEELKKEEHKDFSKYIY, from the coding sequence ATGAAAAGGGTATTAATTACAGGAGCCGCGGGTTTTTTGGGTTCGCATTTGTGCGATCGTTTTTTAAATGAAGGCATGCATGTTATTGCGATGGATAACTTAATTACTGGCGATTTAAAAAACATTGCGCATTTGTTTAAAGAGGAACATTTTGAGTTTTATCATCACGATGTAACAAAATTTGTGCATGTACCCGGAAGTTTAGACTATATTCTGCATTTTGCATCGCCTGCCAGTCCAATTGATTATTTAAAAATTCCAATTCAAACACTAAAAGTAGGCTCGTTAGGCACACACAACTTATTAGGCCTTGCAAAAGCCAAAAACGCCCGTATATTAATCGCATCTACTTCTGAAGTGTATGGCGACCCATTGATTCATCCGCAAACCGAAGATTATTATGGAAATGTTAATACAATTGGCCCGCGTGGCGTGTATGACGAAGCTAAGAGGTTTCAAGAATCGCTCACCATGGCATACCATAACTTTCATGGTTTAGAAACCCGAATCGTGCGTATTTTTAACACCTATGGACCCCGAATGCGTTTGAACGATGGTAGAGTGATACCTGCTTTTATGGGGCAAGCATTGCGCGGAGAAGATTTAACTATTTTTGGGGATGGCAACCAAACCCGTTCATTTTGTTATGTAGATGATCAAATTGAAGGAATTTATCGCTTGTTGCTCAGCGATTACCATTTGCCCGTAAATATTGGAAACCCCCATGAGATAACTATCAATGAATTTGCACAGGAAATCATACAATTAACAGGTACACAGCAGCAAATTTCCTATAAGCCGCTGCCGGAGAATGATCCGTTACAGCGCCAACCCGATATCTCATTAGCCAAAAAAATATTAAATTGGCAACCAAAAATAGACCGAAAAACAGGATTACAAAGAACTTTTGATTATTTTAGAACGCTTTCGGCAGAAGAATTAAAAAAAGAAGAACATAAAGATTTTTCTAAATACATTTATTAG
- a CDS encoding exopolysaccharide biosynthesis polyprenyl glycosylphosphotransferase, whose protein sequence is MQRKIGRYSKYLRPITITFDLFVLVALALLLLPISFQTVFFYLYLSFSWIVTAVITKFYQVYRFTKLIQIAQKIIKQYFLFALNVFALNGLFTLTETYSVLGYYLLFSGFIIVATKYLVFWLLKLFRKYYKGNLRKIVIVGHDDLTSNFVKFVTTNPDYGYALSSQFSLIQSHPSEIINYCEENKIDEIYLSLEKTTTKQVGYFIDYVDNNLKLLKFLPSKKDLLSANLKVDYYGVIPVMPSRTTPLNDPLNYFIKRGFDIVFSSLVIIGIMSWLTPLVAILIRLESKGPIFFKQKRHGLDYEEFNCYKFRSMFVNDHADIAEAIKNDPRITKVGAFLRRTSLDEMPQFFNVFIGNMSVVGPRPHMLNFTEKYAVKVNKFKARHFIKPGITGMAQTHGYRGEIENDTDIINRIKYDIFYMESWSLLLDLKIIYLTIKNALKGEKKAY, encoded by the coding sequence GTGCAACGAAAAATAGGTAGATATTCTAAGTATTTAAGACCCATTACCATCACATTCGATTTGTTTGTTTTGGTTGCATTGGCATTGCTACTGTTGCCGATCTCTTTCCAAACGGTATTTTTCTATTTATACCTTTCTTTTTCTTGGATTGTAACTGCTGTTATCACTAAATTCTATCAAGTTTATCGCTTTACAAAACTTATACAAATCGCGCAGAAGATAATTAAACAATATTTTTTATTTGCGCTCAACGTATTCGCACTCAACGGTTTGTTTACTTTAACAGAAACTTACAGCGTTTTAGGCTACTATTTGCTTTTTTCGGGCTTTATTATTGTTGCGACAAAATACTTGGTTTTTTGGTTGTTAAAATTATTTCGAAAATATTATAAAGGAAATCTCCGTAAAATTGTAATTGTTGGTCATGATGATTTAACAAGCAATTTTGTAAAATTTGTTACCACAAATCCCGATTACGGATATGCCTTAAGCAGCCAATTTTCACTGATTCAGTCGCATCCATCAGAAATAATAAATTACTGCGAAGAAAATAAAATAGACGAAATTTATTTAAGTTTAGAAAAAACAACAACCAAACAAGTGGGTTATTTTATTGATTACGTGGATAATAATTTAAAACTTTTAAAGTTCTTGCCTTCAAAAAAGGACTTGCTATCAGCCAATTTAAAAGTAGATTATTACGGTGTAATTCCGGTGATGCCTTCACGAACCACTCCGCTAAATGATCCGTTGAATTATTTTATAAAACGTGGTTTTGATATTGTTTTTTCTTCATTAGTAATAATAGGAATCATGTCGTGGTTAACGCCATTAGTCGCTATTTTAATACGATTAGAATCCAAAGGGCCTATTTTCTTCAAGCAAAAAAGACACGGTTTAGATTATGAAGAATTTAATTGTTATAAATTTAGATCGATGTTTGTAAACGATCATGCCGATATTGCAGAAGCTATAAAAAACGACCCCAGAATTACAAAAGTTGGAGCATTTCTTCGCCGTACGAGTTTAGACGAAATGCCTCAGTTTTTTAATGTGTTTATTGGGAATATGTCGGTAGTAGGACCACGTCCGCACATGTTAAACTTTACTGAAAAATATGCTGTAAAAGTAAATAAATTCAAGGCACGCCATTTTATCAAACCAGGAATAACAGGCATGGCACAGACTCATGGCTACCGAGGTGAAATTGAAAACGATACCGATATCATCAACCGTATTAAATATGATATTTTTTATATGGAAAGTTGGTCGTTGCTTTTGGACCTGAAAATAATTTATCTCACCATTAAAAATGCATTGAAAGGCGAGAAAAAGGCATATTAG
- the purD gene encoding phosphoribosylamine--glycine ligase has translation MNILLLGSGGREHALAWKITQSAKCSKLFVAPGNAGIGKIATNAAINPTDFNAVKQFVLSNTIEMVVVGPEDPLVKGIYDYFKNDSDLANIPVIGPSQQGAQLEGSKEFAKQFLVKNNIPTARYQSFTKDTVNAGHDFLTTLKPPYVLKADGLAAGKGVLIINDLTEAQQELSNMLVDAKFGDASSKVVIEEFLDGIELSCFVLTDGKSYKILPTAKDYKRIGEGDTGLNTGGMGAVSPVPFADDAFMQKVEERIVKPTISGLKTDEIAYKGFVFIGLIKVGNDPFVIEYNVRMGDPETEVVIPRIKSDLVELFEAVASQTLDQAVLEIDERTATTVMMVSGGYPEDYEKGKLITGLDQVENSIVFHAGTAEKDGNIVTNGGRVLAITSYGNNFKEALAQSYQNVEKINFDKKYYRTDLGFDL, from the coding sequence ATGAATATCTTACTATTAGGGTCGGGCGGTAGAGAACATGCTTTGGCTTGGAAAATAACTCAAAGTGCAAAATGCAGTAAACTATTTGTGGCACCTGGAAACGCTGGAATTGGTAAAATTGCAACAAACGCAGCAATAAACCCCACAGATTTTAATGCGGTTAAGCAATTTGTTTTGTCAAATACTATTGAAATGGTAGTTGTTGGGCCTGAAGATCCGTTGGTAAAAGGTATTTATGATTATTTCAAAAACGATTCGGATTTAGCAAATATCCCTGTAATTGGTCCATCACAACAGGGCGCACAATTAGAAGGAAGTAAAGAGTTTGCAAAACAATTTTTGGTAAAGAACAATATTCCCACAGCCAGATACCAGTCTTTTACAAAAGATACGGTTAATGCGGGTCATGACTTTTTAACTACATTAAAACCACCTTATGTGTTGAAGGCCGATGGTTTAGCTGCCGGAAAAGGTGTTTTAATAATAAACGATTTAACCGAAGCTCAACAAGAATTAAGCAATATGTTGGTAGATGCCAAGTTTGGTGACGCATCATCGAAAGTGGTTATTGAAGAATTTTTAGACGGAATAGAACTCTCTTGCTTTGTATTAACCGATGGAAAGTCGTACAAAATATTGCCCACAGCAAAAGATTATAAACGAATAGGCGAGGGTGATACTGGCTTAAACACAGGTGGAATGGGTGCTGTTTCTCCGGTTCCATTTGCAGATGATGCTTTTATGCAGAAGGTAGAAGAACGCATTGTAAAACCAACAATTAGCGGTTTAAAAACCGATGAGATTGCATACAAAGGTTTTGTTTTTATTGGCTTGATAAAAGTAGGCAATGATCCTTTTGTAATTGAATACAATGTGCGTATGGGCGATCCAGAAACGGAAGTGGTAATCCCCCGAATAAAATCTGATTTGGTGGAATTATTTGAGGCTGTAGCCTCTCAAACTTTAGACCAGGCTGTTTTGGAAATCGATGAGCGCACGGCAACAACCGTAATGATGGTTTCGGGCGGATATCCTGAAGATTATGAAAAAGGAAAACTAATTACAGGTTTGGATCAGGTAGAAAATTCAATTGTATTTCATGCCGGTACGGCTGAAAAAGATGGAAATATAGTTACAAACGGCGGACGTGTGCTTGCTATCACTTCTTACGGAAATAATTTTAAAGAAGCTTTGGCACAATCATACCAAAATGTTGAAAAAATAAACTTTGATAAAAAATACTATCGAACCGATTTAGGTTTTGATTTGTAG
- a CDS encoding ferredoxin--NADP reductase, with translation MSKFNPLKVKEIRRETPLAVSIVFDVPDHLKADYTFKSGQYVNIKTLINGEEVRRSYSISSSPKSNELRVVVKAVANGVFSTFVTTQLQVGAVLEVAQPEGKFILENPNAKIIAGIAAGSGITPIISLAKDVLENAADTTFILVYGNKTVEDTIYYNEIEALKNHYLGRFFVHYTFTKTHPEGALFGRIERSTINFVFKNKHNEKHIDEYFLCGPEDMIQKVTSVLTENGARDEQIHYELFTTSSTNGEIPVSGEGMVKVTVLVDDVETTFNMPRTENILNAALKHGIDAPYSCQGGICSSCMCRTVKGSAEMKTNHILMDDEVEEGLLLACQAYVTSDEIYVDFDDV, from the coding sequence ATGTCAAAATTCAATCCTTTAAAGGTTAAAGAAATACGAAGAGAAACACCATTGGCTGTTTCGATTGTTTTTGATGTTCCCGATCATTTAAAAGCAGATTACACATTCAAATCGGGACAATATGTAAACATCAAAACCCTTATAAACGGTGAAGAAGTTCGCAGGTCATACTCTATTAGTTCATCGCCAAAAAGCAACGAATTGCGAGTAGTGGTGAAAGCGGTAGCAAACGGTGTTTTTTCTACCTTTGTTACCACCCAATTGCAAGTGGGCGCTGTTTTAGAGGTGGCGCAACCAGAAGGCAAGTTTATATTAGAAAACCCAAATGCTAAAATAATTGCAGGGATTGCTGCCGGAAGCGGTATCACACCAATTATTTCGTTGGCCAAAGATGTATTAGAAAATGCTGCCGATACTACTTTTATATTGGTTTATGGCAACAAAACAGTAGAAGACACCATCTATTACAACGAAATCGAAGCTTTAAAGAACCACTATTTAGGACGATTCTTTGTACATTACACCTTTACAAAAACGCATCCAGAAGGTGCTTTATTTGGAAGAATTGAACGATCTACCATTAATTTTGTTTTTAAAAATAAGCACAATGAAAAGCATATTGATGAATATTTTTTGTGTGGTCCTGAAGACATGATCCAAAAGGTAACAAGTGTGCTAACCGAAAACGGCGCGCGCGATGAGCAAATTCACTACGAATTATTTACAACCAGCTCCACAAATGGCGAAATACCTGTTTCGGGTGAAGGTATGGTAAAAGTCACTGTTTTGGTTGACGATGTTGAAACAACATTCAACATGCCACGCACCGAAAATATTTTAAACGCTGCTCTCAAACACGGAATCGACGCTCCTTATTCGTGCCAAGGCGGAATTTGCAGTTCATGTATGTGTCGCACAGTGAAAGGATCGGCAGAGATGAAGACCAACCATATTTTAATGGATGATGAGGTGGAAGAAGGTTTGCTTTTAGCTTGCCAGGCTTATGTAACTTCAGACGAAATTTATGTTGATTTTGACGATGTTTAA
- a CDS encoding PadR family transcriptional regulator, with protein MKKQQQLYKGSLNTIIMKLLEQNGKMYGYEITQKVKEITQGEMNITEGALYPALHKMEADGFLDVEMDRVDGRVRKYYKLTENGVKETVSRMEELENFIRNMQNIVTSPHLKLDY; from the coding sequence ATGAAAAAGCAACAACAATTGTACAAAGGAAGTTTAAACACCATTATTATGAAACTTCTAGAGCAAAATGGAAAGATGTATGGTTACGAAATCACTCAAAAGGTGAAAGAAATCACCCAAGGTGAAATGAATATCACCGAGGGCGCTTTATATCCGGCATTGCACAAGATGGAGGCAGATGGTTTTTTAGATGTAGAAATGGATCGTGTAGATGGTCGGGTTCGTAAATACTATAAGCTTACCGAAAATGGGGTAAAAGAAACCGTTTCGCGTATGGAAGAGTTAGAGAATTTTATTCGAAACATGCAAAATATTGTAACAAGTCCCCAT